In Bacteroidota bacterium, one genomic interval encodes:
- a CDS encoding EamA family transporter — translation MAKYILNLRPNQQIPFLGRTFFVTCFHNLITIRRHLLNSERIKIYLAFVTACLVWGSTWLAIKIGLTSIPPFLGAGLRFSIASVLLFAIVRTRNIEVPMTADARKVYLVLIFFAYTLPFAFVYWAQQHIATGLASILFAAYPFFVAIFSQIMLKSESLNLFKVSGIVLGFIGIVVIFAGDIHVSEPRSVIAMGLILANSLMQAYCLVLVKKLGQPLNPFAVNLVGMFWSGAALIGLSFAVESHASIVWDTAAIGSIIYLSTIGSVLVFVAYFWLLKRVEAVYLSLISFITPVVAVILGAVVLGEELETNVFIGAACVLAGLLVANGKAFYRRMSDSVG, via the coding sequence GTGGCAAAATATATCCTTAATCTCAGACCCAATCAACAAATCCCTTTCCTCGGTCGCACATTCTTCGTAACTTGCTTTCACAATCTGATAACAATACGGCGTCATCTTCTGAACTCCGAAAGAATAAAAATCTATCTCGCCTTCGTCACTGCTTGCCTTGTGTGGGGATCGACGTGGCTTGCCATCAAGATCGGGCTAACCAGCATTCCCCCGTTTCTCGGTGCCGGTCTCCGCTTCTCGATTGCCTCCGTTCTCCTGTTTGCAATTGTACGAACCAGGAACATCGAAGTACCGATGACTGCCGACGCGAGGAAGGTTTATCTGGTTCTGATCTTTTTCGCATACACTCTTCCGTTTGCATTTGTGTACTGGGCTCAACAGCATATCGCAACAGGACTTGCGAGCATCTTGTTCGCGGCGTATCCGTTCTTTGTTGCCATCTTCTCCCAGATTATGCTGAAAAGCGAGAGTCTCAATTTGTTCAAAGTATCGGGAATAGTCCTCGGCTTCATCGGCATTGTGGTGATATTTGCCGGCGACATTCATGTATCTGAGCCCCGTTCGGTAATTGCGATGGGATTGATTCTGGCGAATTCACTTATGCAGGCTTACTGTCTCGTGCTGGTGAAGAAGCTGGGCCAGCCTTTAAACCCGTTTGCCGTGAACCTTGTCGGGATGTTCTGGAGCGGCGCGGCGCTAATCGGACTGAGTTTTGCAGTTGAATCGCATGCAAGTATTGTGTGGGACACAGCGGCAATTGGGTCAATCATCTATCTTTCCACAATCGGTTCCGTGCTTGTATTTGTCGCGTATTTCTGGCTGTTGAAGCGAGTCGAAGCTGTGTATTTGTCGTTGATCAGCTTCATTACGCCTGTTGTTGCAGTAATTCTTGGAGCCGTTGTGTTAGGAGAAGAACTGGAGACGAATGTGTTTATTGGCGCCGCATGCGTCCTTGCAGGATTGTTAGTCGCGAATGGCAAGGCTTTTTATCGGAGGATGAGTGATTCGGTTGGATAG